In Diabrotica undecimpunctata isolate CICGRU chromosome 9, icDiaUnde3, whole genome shotgun sequence, the DNA window TACTTTTAAAAATGAGTAAATATAGCAAAAATAAGCCATTGAGTGAAAAAGAACTGTATGAGTTGATAGAGGCTGAACTTTCTGATGTGGAAGAGTTCTGTGATGAAGAGACTAATGAGATATTGACGTTCGAAGATCTCCAGAGAGACGACGGAATTATCGGTAAGATCACCAACTAGTTATTTTTGCTTATCTGATAACTTAATTTTAGGTAATGATAATGATATCAACAGTCAAGTAAATGATTTGGAGGCAGAATTTTCTGAAAGTGTCACTTCGCAAAGCTCAGCATCCCATGTTGTCAACAACGATGATACTACTTCTCAAGATCTACTAAAATGCAAAACTAGGGCGTAAACAGTTAATGGAGGAGTTTTTGAAGACACATGATTTAACGGAAAAAAGCAAAATCACGTGGCGAGAAGATGTAAAATACATAACGCCCACTACTATACAATGGGCACAAAAAACAGAAGCAAATCTTACACACCTAAAATCACCaatagattatttttataaatattttgataacACCTTGTCTGATACTATGGTTATAAACACAAATCTTTATCACCAGCAAAATAATACACGCTTTGAGAATACAAATATCAACGAAATAAAAAGATTTGTGGGCATTCATATTATTATGGGAAACCTAAGTTATCCTCGTATAAGACTTTATTGGGACAGCAAACTTTgtgtaaattttgttaaaaataatatggCGTAAAACAGATTTTCGAAATTACGAACCCATCTACATTTTACTGATGCCAATGAACCTAATGACACTGATAAATTTTGGAAAGTTCTTTGGAATTCTTTACGACAAAATACGACAAAGGTGTATGCAATTATCACTTGAAACAAAATTATGTATTGACGAACAAATTATTCCGTTCAAGGGACAGTTAAGCCTTAAGCAATATATAAAAGGCAAGTCGTGTCCATGGGGTACAAAAATGTATGCCTTGTGTGGAAGTTCCGGTTTACTTTGCGACTTCGTTTTATACCAAGATCCTACTACAGAACTAAATTCCCTTCATCAACAAGTTTTTGGTCAAAGTGCAGCTGTCTAATAAAACTTACTGAAAGAATAACCAATCCAAATCATCAGCTTTATTTCCATAATTATTTTTCTAATTACCAAATATTGCAGTGGCTTCAAAACAGGCATATTTATGCCTCCTGTACTGCCAGAGCAGAACGTTTTGCAAAACCTCCACTTTTACCAGATAAGCTAATAGCTAAAAAAGAACGAGGATTTTCACAAGAAATCATTAGTAATGATGAACAAGTCATAATGACTAGATGCTTAGATAACAAATGTGTAACCATGGCCTCAAATTTTCAGTCAAAAGGAGAATACTTGCAACATATGGAGCAAAACAGAAAAACAGTATCTTATGGTGTCTCGACCAGAAGTTATAAAACATTACAATGCCAGTATGGGAGGCGTTGACAAATTAGATTTTTTGATTTCTATATATAGAACTTTCATAAGGTCTAAAAAGGGGACCCTAAGAATGTTTACACATGATTTGGCATGCTGTAACGCATGGCTGGAATATCGAGAAGAAGCAAAGTTCCTCAATATAGCCCAAAAAGATACTTTTGACCTATTTCATTTTCGTTTGTATATTGCAGAAGCGCTCATATATTGTGGACAAATGGGTAAGAAGGTTGGAAGACCATCTTCAACTGATAATTCACCCAGTTCATCTCCTCCACCTGGCAAAAAATGGTGTCAAGAATATGGACCTATCAGAGAAGTTCGATTAGATGGTATAGGACACTTTCCTGACTTTGACGATAAACCTACACATTCTCAAACCAGGTGTAAATTGCCAAAATGTGCTGGAAAACACACATTTTTTGCATTAAATGTAAAGTACATCTATGTatccaaaaaaaacaaaattgttttttattgtaccaCTCAAACTAATGTAAAGAAATTTTAATACATTCAAATAAAACAtgctaaaattatttttttacctttAGCTCACAGTGTACTACGGGTAGCACATTTTATATGTCAGCTGTCaattaagatattttattttttttgcgaccaaaaatctttaaaaaatcaattatttcatagtgcacattaaaatatttttatctataaaaacaaaaagtcatGACTGAAAAggttaaaataaacgaggaaagaACCAAAATGTTGGCGCCGAtgccaaataacagagatagagctagaaacgccgaacgAAAGTTTAACAAAGACCACTATAGCGGCATCAGTAGGAAACAGTATTAGAAGTAGATcaagactgagatggagggatAGTATGGACGAGGACGCGAGGAAGATCGCAGAAACAACTGGCGAAATAGATTGGGAAAGGGCTCAACTAAGGCTTAACTAGGGCActaactgatgatgatgatcctacgttaccatccctaacagaattaccacacatattTCATTATAACATATCCaaacgatcagcagcaactatCACAATATTAAAAACTAGTCACGGTGCTTTTCCCGCTCACCTGGCTAGAATAAACATTACAGAATCAGGAAAGTGTTCatgcgataatatttcccagtaTGATATTAATCACATCCTGTACATTatgtttggatgtattaaaaatagaGCACTTCAGCTACATTTTATGTAAACCTGGTTAAAAgagtaaacataacccacctactgttACTCAATCCGAAATCAATATACGAACTCGTATGTAATAATTTAATTCAAAAATCTGTGGCTAATGGCCTAGTTTCCATGtcaaacacactatcatcatcatcatcaggcAATTTCAAGAGATTAAAAGTTggtaaaactatttttttttaaaatagttatcGTGAGGTGTTTGTTATTACAGATTTGGGTAATGCCagtttgtattttcattgtaaacACAGATAATGTTCCATCTTGCTGGCCACTATATTTTGCTTATCAAGCAAAAATAGTTACTTATCTTGAGGTctttgttaattaaaaatttgGGTAATACCAGTTTCTATTTCCACGGTCAATACAGATAATGTTTCTtaccatatatttttttcttatcagGCACGAGCAGAATAACAATActgtattataattataattacggGGTATTCAAAATTTCTGCAAATCTAATTTTTCAGTATCATTCGAATGTAGGAAATACATAGCGCCGTAATAATATTGTTCTAAgttctatttttaaataattttccatTTTCATGAAGATATTTCTTGCTATATCTACACGGCATCTTATATGTTTGTAGCTTAAATTAATCATAACTTGTCCAATTACAAAATGTATGTTAATATAATTCATGAAAAGGAAAACAGTCCTATCTTTGTTGTACATTTGTCTTGAATCCTTAACTTATCTAAACGAATATTTTTGGAACAAATATGGTACTTGTTAAGTAGCACCATGCTACAGTCtgcaaaaaataagaaaaataacaaaaacaaataatttttaaatattttattaagaaatttaGAAGTCATTCTATGACTCATCAACACATTTTACAATTCAAAAGTGTAGAATACACATTTTATTGCATGTATCACTTTCTTACATACTCAGCAATCAAAGCCGACACCATTTCTAGCTTTTTCTAACCAGTGCTCTATTTTAACTACTAAGGGATCGAACCAAAAAGTTCCaaaaattt includes these proteins:
- the LOC140451267 gene encoding uncharacterized protein, which encodes MSKYSKNKPLSEKELYELIEAELSDVEEFCDEETNEILTFEDLQRDDGIIEALIYCGQMGKKVGRPSSTDNSPSSSPPPGKKWCQEYGPIREVRLDGIGHFPDFDDKPTHSQTRCKLPKCAGKHTFFALNVKNGYTPLLYSCMQNSGNERPSVPGDSTTSDQGSGRKKDGVEGAKNPRVKLGYHRRQPMHIASYNVRTMSSESKLL